The Vibrio splendidus genome has a window encoding:
- a CDS encoding bifunctional aspartate transaminase/aspartate 4-decarboxylase — protein MKRTDEKRLETLSPFEVKNTLIDLAQHSHEKTMINAGRGNPNWVATAPREAFFQLGMFALEESKSNFSGYEGFGGMGVQQDISLRFLQFCEKYEDQEGVQFLIEAFQFITDQYQVDGDALIYEWVEGILGNNYPVPDRMLKYSELIARKYIEQEMAGSQPLPAGKFDLFAVEGGTAAMVYIFNTLKSNRLLNPGDTIAIGAPIFTPYIEMPELEDYALNKVEIMADEASAWQIPDSELEKLNDPSVKAFFLVNPSNPASVRLSDETLYKIAEVANRRPDLILLTDDVYGTFADNFTSLAMLVPKNTILVYSYSKYFGATGWRLGVIGVHEDNNFDRMIRDLPEDTRSTLSQRYQGIALEPSKIKFIDRLVADSRAVALNHTAGLSTPQQIQMTMFSLLSLMKDGEEYKRLAKQIVRRRYHTLMQKNLAAPIVAEGDQTGAFYYVEIDLKEIAQTIHSNDFFTWLEETYEPLDFLVRLAEEHGVIVMPGAGFDAPTWSLRVSLANLEETQYANITKAMNAVMQSYVERYEAAC, from the coding sequence ATGAAACGCACAGATGAAAAACGCCTAGAAACACTAAGCCCATTCGAAGTAAAAAACACACTGATCGACCTTGCTCAGCATTCACATGAAAAAACCATGATCAACGCTGGTCGTGGTAACCCAAACTGGGTCGCGACAGCGCCACGTGAAGCCTTTTTCCAATTAGGTATGTTTGCACTAGAAGAATCAAAATCGAATTTCTCAGGGTATGAAGGCTTTGGTGGAATGGGAGTTCAACAAGATATTAGCCTGCGCTTTCTTCAGTTTTGTGAAAAATACGAAGACCAAGAAGGTGTGCAATTCCTCATTGAAGCCTTCCAGTTTATTACGGATCAATATCAGGTAGACGGTGATGCGCTTATTTATGAATGGGTTGAGGGGATTCTAGGTAACAACTACCCAGTGCCTGATCGCATGCTCAAATATTCGGAACTCATTGCTCGTAAATACATTGAGCAAGAAATGGCGGGCTCGCAGCCATTACCTGCAGGAAAGTTTGACTTGTTCGCCGTTGAGGGTGGCACAGCGGCCATGGTTTACATATTCAACACGCTAAAGAGTAACCGACTATTGAACCCTGGTGACACCATCGCGATTGGTGCGCCGATTTTCACCCCGTATATTGAAATGCCAGAGTTAGAAGATTACGCGCTCAACAAAGTAGAAATCATGGCGGATGAAGCGTCTGCGTGGCAAATCCCAGACTCTGAATTAGAAAAACTGAACGATCCAAGTGTTAAAGCTTTCTTCCTCGTTAACCCAAGCAACCCTGCTTCGGTTCGATTAAGCGATGAGACACTCTATAAGATTGCAGAGGTTGCTAACCGCCGCCCTGACCTCATCCTTCTTACAGATGATGTTTATGGCACTTTCGCTGATAACTTCACATCACTAGCGATGCTGGTTCCGAAGAACACGATTCTAGTGTATTCGTACTCTAAGTACTTTGGTGCAACAGGCTGGCGTTTAGGCGTGATTGGCGTGCACGAAGACAATAATTTCGACCGCATGATTCGAGATCTTCCAGAAGACACTCGAAGCACGTTATCTCAGCGATACCAAGGCATTGCACTTGAGCCTAGTAAGATTAAGTTCATTGACCGTTTAGTTGCAGACAGCCGTGCAGTCGCACTGAACCATACCGCCGGTCTTTCAACACCTCAGCAGATTCAAATGACAATGTTCTCGCTGCTGTCTTTGATGAAGGATGGCGAAGAGTACAAGCGACTCGCGAAACAAATTGTGCGTCGTCGCTACCACACTCTAATGCAGAAGAACTTAGCCGCGCCAATCGTTGCTGAAGGCGATCAAACCGGTGCGTTCTATTACGTGGAGATTGATCTGAAAGAGATTGCTCAAACGATTCACAGCAACGATTTCTTCACATGGTTAGAAGAAACGTATGAGCCGCTTGATTTCTTGGTACGCCTTGCAGAAGAACATGGCGTGATTGTGATGCCGGGTGCGGGTTTTGATGCGCCAACGTGGTCTCTGCGTGTGTCTCTAGCGAATCTAGAGGAAACACAATACGCAAATATCACTAAAGCGATGAACGCGGTAATGCAGAGCTATGTTGAACGTTACGAAGCGGCTTGCTAA
- the aspT gene encoding aspartate-alanine antiporter, whose amino-acid sequence MSFIIEQLRDYPFIALFLSLGLGYLIGKIKIGKFELGGIAGSLLVAVALGQIGGIAISNEVKSIFFALFIFMVGYNGGPQFFSSFRLSSLTRLFASFVMTFVGLITVVLLSKWAGLDKGLAAGLAAGGLTQSAIIGTAGNAIDQLNLAPDVTSTLKTNVAVGYSITYIFGSLGPILMMSLIPMVMGWNITKEAKKLAEKMGAGSKQLNEGEFSALNRVSSRAYQVTANSMFVGKSVVELEEAFDADLTIEAIYRSHQDTESTLDLAKNPILAAGDKVYLTGLTQAFPKVTSLGIELGEFNEESNVVQTQQKVVLTNKKLAGITLRKLHDETNARIRRGVYITQLSRMGHDISTLPETELHIGDEITLVGQKEDIAKVIKKIGYNSPLPSVTDFVTMSFGMVLGYLIGEIGFTIGGSHIALGSGLGCLVSGLLVGYLRMRTPRLGSVNHGAANFMQTFGLAVFVAVVGINAGAPALTAIKENGVTLLLLGVLVTLIPQVLTFLFNYYVLKIKNPVEALAVIAGSRSANPAFASLLEKTQNSTPVPSFTMTYAVANIFLTLWGPIIINLITKIS is encoded by the coding sequence ATGTCATTTATTATTGAACAACTTAGAGACTATCCGTTTATAGCGCTCTTTTTATCACTCGGTCTCGGTTACTTAATCGGTAAAATTAAAATCGGTAAGTTTGAATTAGGTGGAATCGCAGGTTCACTGCTTGTTGCTGTAGCACTTGGTCAGATCGGCGGTATCGCGATCTCTAACGAAGTAAAAAGCATCTTCTTTGCTTTATTTATTTTTATGGTGGGTTACAACGGCGGTCCGCAGTTTTTCTCGTCATTCCGCCTTTCATCGCTAACACGCTTATTCGCTTCGTTTGTGATGACGTTTGTAGGATTAATCACGGTTGTGTTGCTCTCTAAATGGGCAGGACTAGATAAAGGTTTAGCGGCGGGCCTTGCGGCTGGTGGCTTAACACAATCGGCAATCATAGGTACTGCAGGTAATGCTATCGATCAGCTGAACCTAGCGCCAGATGTCACCTCAACGCTTAAAACAAATGTGGCTGTGGGTTACTCGATCACCTACATCTTCGGCTCTCTTGGTCCGATTCTAATGATGTCACTCATTCCAATGGTAATGGGTTGGAACATAACCAAAGAAGCGAAGAAGCTTGCGGAAAAAATGGGCGCTGGCAGCAAGCAACTAAACGAGGGTGAATTCTCTGCATTGAACCGCGTATCTTCTCGTGCTTATCAAGTGACCGCGAACTCTATGTTTGTTGGTAAAAGTGTTGTCGAGTTAGAAGAAGCATTCGATGCCGACCTCACAATTGAAGCTATTTACCGCTCACACCAAGACACAGAATCAACGTTAGATTTGGCGAAGAACCCTATTTTAGCGGCGGGTGACAAAGTTTACCTTACTGGTCTAACTCAGGCATTTCCTAAAGTGACCTCGTTGGGTATCGAACTCGGTGAATTTAATGAAGAAAGCAATGTTGTCCAAACACAACAGAAGGTCGTACTCACGAATAAGAAACTAGCGGGTATTACGCTACGTAAGCTTCACGATGAAACGAACGCACGTATTCGTCGTGGTGTTTATATCACTCAGCTATCACGCATGGGCCATGATATTTCGACATTGCCAGAAACTGAACTGCACATTGGTGACGAAATCACCTTAGTTGGACAAAAAGAAGACATAGCTAAAGTCATCAAAAAAATTGGCTACAACAGCCCACTGCCTAGTGTTACTGACTTCGTAACAATGTCTTTCGGCATGGTGCTTGGCTATCTAATTGGTGAGATTGGTTTCACTATCGGTGGTTCTCATATCGCTCTAGGTTCAGGTTTAGGCTGTCTGGTTTCCGGCTTACTTGTGGGCTACCTAAGAATGCGTACACCTCGTTTAGGCAGTGTTAACCATGGCGCAGCCAACTTTATGCAGACATTCGGCCTAGCAGTATTTGTTGCGGTTGTTGGTATTAATGCAGGCGCTCCAGCGCTGACGGCAATCAAAGAGAATGGCGTAACGCTTTTACTGCTAGGTGTGTTGGTCACTCTAATTCCTCAAGTACTGACGTTCCTATTCAACTACTACGTACTCAAAATCAAAAACCCAGTAGAAGCGCTAGCGGTTATCGCGGGTAGCCGCAGTGCAAACCCTGCATTCGCATCGCTACTAGAAAAAACACAAAACAGCACACCAGTACCGAGTTTCACGATGACTTATGCGGTTGCCAATATCTTCCTCACCTTATGGGGTCCGATCATCATCAACCTAATTACCAAAATCTCGTAA
- a CDS encoding OmpP1/FadL family transporter, which yields MNKTFTYSLAATAIFTSLNAFASGLFLQEAVVANAGTTGAGDGVYTRSAAAMWTNPATMSHMGESKTTINTMAFDLEMQYQDNGDKQDGKAHSVMPSFGAFHAHQVTDKLHLGIALGAVGGSSLDYGSDWAGAELLEDITLTAMQVNPSLSYQLNDQWSVGAGIQLSWAALQQSSSVFTAKQDTDWAYGYNLGVMYTPTDKLKLGASYRSKLEHEFNNDVKGLGNVANSLSTDIALPEIIDVSASYALNSQLDLLASIQFHRWSAWDETVLDFGASVDGNPVGGIPIKRDWDDVWKFAVGADYQLNSDWRLKAGFSYETSPQDDPSMQWVDLPVGEQYRYSVGASTYWDDILIDVFYEYADLGSVEMDRYGRFGKVNLLDGSFDGRIHFVGVSATF from the coding sequence ATGAACAAAACTTTTACTTACTCGCTAGCTGCCACCGCAATTTTTACAAGCTTAAATGCTTTCGCAAGTGGTTTGTTTTTACAAGAAGCTGTTGTCGCCAATGCCGGTACTACTGGTGCCGGTGACGGTGTTTATACTCGTTCGGCTGCGGCGATGTGGACCAACCCAGCCACTATGTCTCATATGGGCGAAAGCAAAACCACGATCAATACCATGGCGTTTGATCTTGAGATGCAATATCAAGACAACGGCGACAAGCAAGATGGTAAAGCTCATTCAGTCATGCCTTCATTTGGTGCCTTCCACGCGCATCAAGTCACAGACAAATTACACCTTGGTATCGCGCTGGGTGCAGTCGGGGGCTCTAGCCTTGATTACGGCAGTGATTGGGCGGGAGCTGAACTCTTAGAAGATATCACCCTCACTGCGATGCAAGTAAACCCATCACTAAGCTACCAACTGAATGACCAGTGGTCGGTTGGTGCCGGTATCCAGTTAAGTTGGGCTGCGTTACAACAGTCATCCTCTGTTTTCACAGCAAAGCAAGACACTGACTGGGCTTATGGTTATAACCTAGGTGTAATGTACACACCGACAGACAAACTTAAGTTGGGCGCAAGTTACCGCTCTAAGCTAGAACACGAATTCAATAACGATGTGAAAGGTTTAGGTAATGTTGCTAACTCTTTGTCTACAGATATTGCTCTTCCTGAAATCATCGATGTCAGTGCAAGTTATGCATTGAACTCTCAACTTGACCTGCTTGCTAGCATTCAGTTCCACCGCTGGAGTGCGTGGGACGAGACAGTATTAGACTTCGGTGCATCAGTTGATGGTAATCCTGTAGGCGGAATTCCAATCAAACGTGACTGGGATGACGTTTGGAAGTTTGCGGTGGGTGCAGACTATCAATTGAATTCAGACTGGCGTTTAAAAGCGGGCTTCTCTTACGAGACCTCGCCACAAGATGATCCATCAATGCAATGGGTTGACCTCCCTGTTGGCGAACAGTATCGCTACTCGGTAGGTGCTTCAACGTATTGGGATGATATCTTGATCGACGTGTTCTACGAATATGCTGATTTAGGATCGGTTGAGATGGATCGTTATGGTCGATTCGGAAAAGTTAATTTGTTAGATGGCTCTTTCGACGGCCGTATCCACTTTGTTGGGGTTAGTGCGACCTTCTAA
- a CDS encoding crotonase/enoyl-CoA hydratase family protein yields the protein MPNLDRITYSIDENQIATVVLNRPDKLNAIDMAMFEAVNDMISELKKNRDIRAVIVKGSGSDFCSGLDVKSLLNSKVGAMKLLFKWLPTLPNAAQHFSLGWREIPCPVIFAIHGRCWGGGLQLASGGDFRMASPDATFSILEAKWGLIPDMGGAIAFRELMRKDHTLEMAMTAKEIDCETAKDYGLVTKIAEDPYAEAYALALECANRSPDVVAANKKLYNKTWWSSPGMAVFYETWYQIKVGLGKNRAIAAQREIHRDKPRSYVARKFK from the coding sequence ATGCCAAACCTCGATCGTATTACTTATTCTATCGATGAAAACCAAATTGCGACGGTTGTGTTGAATCGACCCGATAAGCTCAATGCTATTGATATGGCGATGTTTGAAGCCGTTAATGACATGATAAGTGAGCTCAAGAAGAACAGAGATATTCGAGCTGTTATTGTTAAGGGCAGTGGTTCCGATTTTTGTTCTGGCTTAGATGTTAAATCGTTATTGAACAGTAAAGTTGGGGCGATGAAGCTTTTGTTCAAATGGTTACCGACATTACCTAATGCTGCGCAGCACTTTTCGCTTGGTTGGCGAGAGATCCCATGTCCTGTCATTTTTGCGATTCATGGTCGTTGTTGGGGAGGCGGCCTTCAATTAGCCAGTGGTGGTGATTTTAGGATGGCCAGTCCAGACGCGACTTTCTCGATATTGGAAGCCAAATGGGGTTTGATTCCTGACATGGGAGGCGCCATCGCATTTCGAGAGCTAATGCGTAAAGATCACACCTTAGAAATGGCGATGACCGCTAAAGAGATCGACTGTGAAACAGCGAAAGACTATGGACTGGTAACCAAGATTGCCGAAGATCCTTACGCTGAAGCTTATGCGTTGGCACTTGAGTGTGCGAATCGGTCGCCAGATGTTGTCGCTGCTAATAAGAAACTCTACAACAAGACTTGGTGGTCAAGCCCTGGCATGGCAGTGTTTTACGAGACCTGGTATCAGATAAAGGTAGGGTTAGGCAAGAATAGAGCAATCGCTGCTCAACGTGAAATTCATCGAGACAAGCCACGTTCATACGTCGCGAGAAAGTTCAAATAG
- a CDS encoding efflux RND transporter periplasmic adaptor subunit — MSKYKGVIVGSALFILLSFVFGFHYVKGEMIKEKVANFKLPAISVTTEKVNQDTWDKSLKVIGNIHSNQSIDVTSQMSGQVKEILFTSGQQVNKGDVLVKLDDALLKSNYKSQLSKVELVRVELMRNKLLLRNNSVSKNSVDKLQAQFNAEGAKLEYIATQIDYMKVKAPFSGSVGIRNIDVGDFINSSTAIVELEDKSKQYVDFSIPELYLHDVKVGQYLQFYSEATNDEVFHGTISAIEPSSDSNTHNIELRAMANQAVPLEAGMYVDATLITSESDTIVAVPSVAISYTLYGNTVFVLDTSTKKASEHSSNDASPFYEYKVVQRTVEVGPKQGGYVGVVSGLKEGDVVVTSNQHQLKNSGWVLVNNQHPLITDKSTKQSN; from the coding sequence ATGAGTAAGTATAAAGGCGTTATTGTCGGGTCAGCTCTTTTTATATTACTGTCTTTTGTATTTGGCTTTCATTATGTAAAAGGTGAAATGATCAAAGAGAAGGTCGCTAATTTTAAATTGCCAGCTATATCTGTAACAACGGAAAAAGTAAATCAAGATACTTGGGATAAAAGTTTAAAAGTCATTGGTAACATTCATTCTAATCAATCTATTGATGTGACGAGCCAAATGTCAGGCCAAGTGAAAGAAATTCTCTTTACTTCAGGTCAGCAAGTAAATAAGGGTGATGTTCTTGTTAAATTGGATGATGCGTTATTGAAGTCCAACTATAAGAGCCAGCTATCCAAAGTTGAATTGGTTAGAGTCGAATTGATGAGAAATAAATTGCTCCTTAGAAATAACAGTGTTTCAAAAAACTCGGTTGATAAGCTACAAGCTCAATTTAATGCTGAAGGTGCAAAGCTGGAATATATTGCTACGCAAATTGACTACATGAAAGTGAAAGCGCCATTTTCTGGCAGCGTTGGGATTCGTAATATCGATGTGGGTGACTTTATTAATTCAAGCACAGCGATTGTCGAGCTGGAAGACAAATCAAAGCAATATGTCGATTTCTCTATTCCAGAGCTTTATTTACACGATGTGAAGGTAGGGCAATATTTACAATTTTATTCAGAAGCAACGAACGACGAAGTCTTTCACGGCACGATTTCTGCCATTGAACCGAGCTCAGACAGCAACACGCACAATATCGAATTGAGAGCCATGGCTAACCAAGCCGTGCCGTTAGAGGCGGGTATGTATGTCGACGCTACGTTAATCACATCAGAATCGGACACTATCGTGGCAGTACCTTCTGTTGCGATCAGTTACACCTTATACGGAAACACCGTGTTTGTGTTGGATACGTCGACTAAAAAGGCCAGCGAACATTCGAGCAACGATGCATCACCATTTTACGAGTACAAGGTTGTGCAGCGCACTGTTGAAGTCGGCCCCAAACAAGGCGGTTATGTTGGTGTGGTTTCGGGCTTGAAAGAGGGGGATGTTGTTGTGACTTCAAACCAACACCAACTCAAGAATAGTGGATGGGTTCTGGTTAATAACCAACATCCGTTGATTACTGACAAAAGTACTAAGCAAAGTAACTAG
- a CDS encoding efflux RND transporter permease subunit, whose translation MTFTDVFIKRPVLATVLSLVLLVLGLKAFTSLQVRQYPEIETGVITITTSYPGASASSVQGYVTQPLQAEIAQTAGIDYMTSDSALGKSVITVYLKLGYPSDSALTEILSLVQQVKYKLPSGVLDPSILKSTSQSPILYVSFSSDTLKTEQVSDYVSRVVKPTFSTVEGVSKVDILGQEDFAMRIWLNPQRLASYGLTAEDVQNALRANNIVSAAGKLQNPYIEVDINAHTDSSSVDDFKNMALKAHDGQLVHLKDVATVELGAANYDSDVEFNGVTTVSTAISNTATSNPLTVVEGIYELLPQIQAGLPEGIKADVIYDSTKFIETSIDEVAKTLIEAALIVVIVIFAFLGSMRAMLIPLVTIPLSLIGSMFFMLSMGFSINLLTLLAMVLAISLVVDDAIVVVENTFRHLEDGTSPIKAAIDSAREIAGSVIAMTITLAAVYAPIGFMGGLTGKLFTEFAFTLAGSVLISGFIALTLTPMMCSKLLNKSVLDGKLVKKIDAVIAGVTERYRKVLEHVLNNRVYIWPVVGTLLISLVFMFMNTSSELAPEEDQGVMIVMGQGPAQANTDYIRHFTPALIDSISKNDEVEMTMLDNGYMNNNAFFGLGVLKDWDSREATAKEVMQRFEKESSVLPGLQVYTFSPPDLPGTPQGLPFQMVLKTPTGSYQDLYQYAEKLKEYAQNSGKFIYVQNDLNFNKPQVEIRIDRDKAAQMNVNAQDIGTVLSRFISEGFVNYFSMDQRSYQVITQVPNENRNSWDDLKNYHVRSNTNEMVPLASLIEISQSVQPSKVDQFQQLNSAMIEAKMMPGISIGEAYKVMEEGAAKILPKSYTTDTSGQLRQFLQEGSSLVTTFFLALVIIYLVLAAQFESLRDPLVVLTSVPLSIFGALMPLYLGIDTLNIYTEVGLVTLIGLISKHGILIVEFANQMQQELKCSRREAAIRSATVRMRPVLMTTAAMVVGVVPLLIASGAGAQSRFSIGLVITVGMSVGTLFTLFVVPTIYTYLAADHRGQEQEV comes from the coding sequence ATGACATTTACTGATGTATTTATCAAACGTCCAGTTTTGGCTACGGTATTAAGCCTTGTACTGTTGGTGTTAGGCCTTAAAGCCTTCACCTCACTGCAAGTGCGCCAATATCCAGAAATTGAAACGGGCGTTATTACCATTACAACGAGTTATCCAGGTGCCAGTGCATCCAGCGTTCAAGGGTATGTGACGCAGCCACTGCAGGCAGAAATTGCTCAAACAGCGGGCATTGATTACATGACATCGGATAGTGCTCTGGGTAAGTCGGTTATCACGGTTTATTTGAAGCTAGGGTATCCGTCTGATAGTGCTTTGACTGAGATTTTGTCTCTCGTGCAGCAAGTGAAATATAAGCTGCCGTCGGGTGTATTGGACCCGAGCATTCTTAAATCGACGTCTCAATCTCCGATCTTATATGTTTCATTTTCGAGTGACACATTGAAGACGGAGCAAGTCTCGGACTATGTGAGCCGCGTAGTTAAGCCGACTTTCTCTACTGTTGAGGGGGTGTCAAAGGTCGACATATTGGGGCAAGAAGATTTTGCAATGCGAATCTGGCTGAACCCTCAACGACTGGCTTCATATGGTCTGACGGCTGAAGATGTTCAAAACGCGCTTCGTGCAAATAACATTGTGAGTGCGGCGGGCAAGTTGCAAAACCCTTATATCGAAGTTGATATTAACGCTCATACCGATTCAAGTTCGGTAGACGATTTTAAGAACATGGCTTTGAAAGCGCACGACGGGCAACTGGTGCACTTAAAAGATGTGGCGACGGTTGAACTAGGCGCAGCAAACTACGACTCAGACGTTGAGTTCAATGGTGTGACTACCGTATCAACGGCGATCAGCAATACGGCAACATCTAACCCATTGACCGTTGTTGAAGGCATTTACGAATTGCTTCCACAGATCCAAGCAGGCTTACCTGAAGGTATTAAAGCGGATGTAATCTATGACTCGACTAAGTTTATCGAAACCTCAATTGACGAAGTAGCGAAAACCTTAATCGAAGCCGCACTGATCGTAGTCATCGTTATCTTCGCCTTTTTGGGCTCAATGCGAGCGATGTTGATACCACTTGTAACGATTCCTTTGTCATTGATTGGCTCTATGTTCTTCATGTTGAGCATGGGCTTCAGTATTAACCTGTTGACGCTGCTTGCCATGGTATTAGCGATATCGCTGGTGGTTGATGATGCCATCGTTGTTGTAGAAAACACCTTTCGCCACTTAGAAGATGGCACTAGCCCAATTAAGGCTGCAATAGACAGTGCTCGTGAAATTGCAGGCTCGGTTATTGCGATGACCATTACATTGGCCGCAGTGTATGCGCCGATTGGTTTCATGGGAGGACTCACCGGCAAGCTGTTTACTGAGTTCGCATTCACTTTGGCGGGTTCAGTACTCATTTCGGGTTTCATCGCCTTAACGCTAACGCCGATGATGTGTTCAAAACTGCTTAATAAATCGGTTCTCGACGGAAAACTGGTTAAGAAAATTGATGCAGTGATTGCAGGCGTAACAGAGCGCTACCGAAAAGTGCTCGAACATGTGTTGAACAACCGTGTTTATATTTGGCCAGTGGTAGGAACGTTACTGATCAGTTTGGTGTTCATGTTTATGAATACTTCATCTGAACTGGCACCTGAAGAAGATCAGGGCGTGATGATTGTGATGGGGCAAGGTCCTGCACAAGCGAATACCGATTACATTCGCCACTTTACTCCGGCTCTTATTGACTCTATCAGCAAGAACGATGAAGTCGAAATGACCATGCTAGACAACGGTTACATGAACAATAATGCGTTCTTTGGTTTGGGTGTATTGAAAGATTGGGATTCACGCGAAGCAACGGCAAAAGAAGTAATGCAACGTTTCGAAAAAGAGAGTTCTGTATTACCGGGTTTGCAGGTGTATACCTTCTCTCCACCGGACTTGCCAGGCACACCGCAAGGCTTGCCATTCCAGATGGTTCTGAAAACGCCAACGGGTTCTTATCAAGATCTCTATCAGTACGCTGAAAAACTGAAAGAGTACGCGCAAAATAGTGGCAAATTCATCTATGTGCAAAACGACCTGAATTTTAATAAGCCACAGGTAGAGATTCGCATCGACCGCGATAAAGCGGCTCAGATGAACGTGAACGCACAAGATATTGGTACCGTGTTGTCTCGCTTTATCAGTGAAGGCTTCGTGAATTACTTCTCGATGGATCAGCGCAGCTACCAAGTTATTACTCAAGTACCTAACGAGAACCGTAACTCTTGGGATGATTTGAAGAACTACCACGTACGCTCTAACACCAATGAGATGGTGCCACTGGCGTCATTGATTGAAATTAGCCAATCAGTACAGCCATCGAAAGTGGATCAGTTTCAACAGCTTAACAGCGCCATGATTGAAGCGAAAATGATGCCGGGAATCAGTATCGGTGAAGCCTATAAAGTAATGGAAGAAGGGGCGGCGAAGATATTGCCGAAGTCTTATACGACGGACACTTCAGGCCAATTGAGACAGTTCCTACAAGAAGGCTCTTCACTGGTTACGACGTTCTTCCTTGCTCTTGTGATTATTTACTTGGTGCTGGCAGCTCAATTTGAAAGTTTGCGAGACCCACTAGTGGTATTGACCAGTGTGCCATTGTCTATCTTTGGCGCTCTGATGCCACTGTACTTGGGCATTGATACGCTCAACATATACACCGAAGTGGGGTTGGTAACCTTGATAGGTTTAATCAGTAAGCACGGTATTTTGATTGTG